The genomic region tgccctcagcatctctgtagcccttTCCTGTACCCCTCTCCACAAGCCCCCATCCTTCTTGAACtaggaagcccagaactggaccaagtactccagctgtggcctcaacagggtagagtagagggggaggagaacctccctcaacctgctggccgcactcttcttgatgcacctccCTAATACCAGGTGAAAGAATGAAAGGagatggcctgaagttgcaccagggcaggtttaggttggagatgaggagcaatttctttgctgcaagagtagtcagggattgcaacaggctgcccagggaggtggtggagtcaccatgcctggaggcgttcaagaaacctgtggccatggcactttgggccatggtttcaTGGTGACCAACGACTTGATGATcgtagaggtcttttccaaccttaatggttctgtgatgattctgtgaaaagtgcTGTGCCATCAGGCTGTGCAATGAGTGCTTCTGCCTTTGTCTTCAGTTGCAGAGAGTGTTCTGAAGAAGGATGACCATCAACTGGAAGACAAGAGGCTCTCCAGACCCTACCCCCTGAGAGTAACCCGTTACTGTGAAAATGTAAGCATGTTATTCCTTCCTCCCCTTGGACTTCCATTGCTCTGTTAACCCATCACCCAACTTCTCCACTTCACATTTCCAGGTCTTCAGCTCCATCACTTCTGTCCTCAATATGTCTGTTTTCAAAGAgcagtttgtgttggaagatCTGCTGCAGGAAGTTAAAAGAAAGAGCACAGCTTTGAGCTTTGGTCCTTTGCAAGCCAATGGACACATTTCAGTCCAAGGGTCATTTCCAGAGATCAAATTGCTGAGAGACTTTCTCCTACTCAAAGCAAAATGTCtttcagagaaggacagaagaggagaaagtaaGTCCCACCAGAGTGCAAGGAGGATGCTGCACCACCAGCAGGCTAACAGAGAGCTGAGTAGCTCTGTGCATGATGCAGATGAGGAAACCCAAATGGTTGTCCTTGACAGAGATGTGTATCTCTTCATGAAGTCCTTTTTCCCCAGGACACTCCAAGGAAGTGCTGATGTTGTCATTTCTGACATCACTGATGGTGATACCACTACACTCTACATTAAGAGTGCTGGCCATGGGTCTGATGTAGGGGAGGTCTCAAGAATCAAAGAGCAGATCAAAGAGCTGTCTGTAAAACTTTACCGTGCTTTACGTAAAGAAAGGATCTCCTTGAAGCAGTACACCAGAGATGAAAAGGAGAGGTACCAAAGGCTGTGTGGATGTCTAAAACTCCATTTCCCTCAGGTTTTGGTGATTCAGTATGATACTCACATGGATCTTATAGGAAAACCTTCTGAGATACTGCAGTTTACGAAGGAGCTGAGCAGTAAGATTCAAAGCTGGTAGGAAGTCAGTGTTGATGCTCTTAGTGTGATGCTTCTCATAGAGACTGTAGTGGTGCAGCCTGCActcctctctgtctgtctctcccACTTGCAGGCTGGGAAGGCTGCATGTGAGGGTGGACAAGTCCATTCCCCCCAGATATCAAGTAAAGCTCAGAACAAGAAACAAAGATCTCATGAGCTTGGAGTCTGATGAAattacacaatcacagaatcacagaatggtctgggctggaaaggacctccaaaggtcatccagtctgacctccctgctggcagcagggacatcctcaattagatcaggttgcccagggccttgtcgagtctcaccttgaatacctccagggaggggcctcaactacctccttgggcaacctgttctgggcCCCTTCTATCTAGGTGCAGCCACCTTTTCCCTGTTGTTAGCTGTATTTTGAGCAGATtgacaggatcccaggatgttaggggttggaaaggacctctggaaatcgttgagtccaacccccctgccagagcaggaccatagaatccagcacaggtcacacaggaacacatccagatggggattgaaagtctccagagaaggagactccacaacctctctgggcagcctgttccagtgctctgtgaccctcacactgaagaagttcctcctcatgttgaggtggaacctcctgtgctggagtttatatccattatcccttgtcctgtcacaggatgcAACTGATTCACTCTCCTTTTGCTGCCAGGGAGCATATGATGAGAAAACAGAAGGTTTTTAAGAGTTCTCATTAACAGAGGGAGTCAGATTGACAAAGCCTGGCCAGCCAACCTGATGTGAAACACCCTGTGGAGGTTTGTACAAGGAGATGACCACAGCAACCAGGACTGATAGCCTTTTCCTGTGGCCTTCCTGAGGAAGTCCTCATTATTGAGATGCATGGAGGAGGTAGAGCTTTGACACCTGAGCAGATGGCCTGATTCTTAAATTGATTCTTACATTTACAGGCTTGTCATGTCCTGAGGAAGAGCTTAGAACATGGCACTGGAAGTTCAAATCAGCAAGTTTGTTTTCACAGTTTGCTTTTTCCCAGCTGTTAACAGCATCTGCAGCATCCCTTGGCCATGTTATTTATCCTTGGTctttctagggtgtcaggtagtgacaggactacagggaatggatccaagctagaggaggggaaatttagattagacatcaggaagttcttcaccataagggtgggtGAGAcaatggcacaggttgcccagggaggtggtggaagcctcatccctggaggtgtttaaggccaggctggatgtggctgtgagcaacctgctgtagtgtgaggtgtccctgcccatggcaggggggttggaactggatgagccttgggaTCtctctgacagttctgtgattctgtggtaccAACACATTCAGACTACTTTGTCTAAGcatgcacagccccagctgatTTCTCTTATGTGCAGCAGCAGTTTTATGCCATTAAAGAAATCAGTTACACAAAATACTGTGTCAGTGTTCTTTTAACCAAGCTTCAGGCATTTTCTTGTCATGACTGCAGCTGTACTAAGGGGAGTGGAGGTTGTTCAGCCAGTGCCTCTGCTGTGTTTGAAAATGCAGTCAGAGTGGGAAGATGATGGGCTTAAGTACTTTGCTGAACTGGAAGCTCATGGGGGAGTAGTattggagaatcatagaattgttttggttagaaaaaccctctaagatcatccagtccagccatccacccaacaccaccaaggccacaggtttcttggaacacctccagggatggtgactccaccacctccctgggcagcctgttaacgcctgagcactcttgcagcaaagaaattgttcctcgtgtccaacctaaacctcccctggcacaatttcaggccatttcctcacctatcacctgatactagggagaagagaccaaccctctcctggctccaagctcctttca from Indicator indicator isolate 239-I01 chromosome 5, UM_Iind_1.1, whole genome shotgun sequence harbors:
- the RBM43 gene encoding RNA-binding protein 43, coding for PKSARRVVIAGVPDGVLQEDVMADILIIHFQKAKNNGGDVEDVEYPTRLKGVAYITFEDLEVAESVLKKDDHQLEDKRLSRPYPLRVTRYCENVFSSITSVLNMSVFKEQFVLEDLLQEVKRKSTALSFGPLQANGHISVQGSFPEIKLLRDFLLLKAKCLSEKDRRGESKSHQSARRMLHHQQANRELSSSVHDADEETQMVVLDRDVYLFMKSFFPRTLQGSADVVISDITDGDTTTLYIKSAGHGSDVGEVSRIKEQIKELSVKLYRALRKERISLKQYTRDEKERYQRLCGCLKLHFPQVLVIQYDTHMDLIGKPSEILQFTKELSSKIQSWLGRLHVRVDKSIPPRYQGAYDEKTEGF